Proteins co-encoded in one Kutzneria chonburiensis genomic window:
- a CDS encoding aldo/keto reductase, whose protein sequence is MKYRQLGRTGVWVSEISLGTMTFGGKDHPVFSNIGALGQPEVDRVVGTALDAGVNFIDTADVYAEGESEELLGRAIGKRRREVVLGTKLLAAVGPGPNDQGLTRLHIMRALEDSLRRLGTDYVDLYQIHNFDPITPLEETLAALDDAVRQGKVRYLGCSNLAAWQVSKALGISARDGRARFVANQVHYSLVSRDVERDLAPQSLDEGVSLTVWSPLAGGFLAGKVDRGGVATDQESRRAKVGGDFVQFDVERGVKIVEVLRAVAGRHEVSPARVAIAWLLAQPAVTSVVVGARRLDQLTDTIAASDLTLTDQDLADLDEVSRPPTAYPNWIQEAFNPSRIPAANQS, encoded by the coding sequence GTGAAATATCGCCAGCTCGGCCGCACCGGCGTGTGGGTCTCCGAGATCTCCCTCGGCACCATGACCTTCGGCGGCAAGGACCACCCGGTGTTCAGCAACATCGGCGCCCTCGGCCAGCCGGAGGTGGACCGGGTCGTCGGCACGGCACTGGACGCCGGCGTCAACTTCATCGACACCGCCGACGTCTACGCCGAAGGCGAGTCCGAGGAGCTGCTGGGCCGGGCCATCGGCAAGCGCCGGCGCGAGGTCGTGCTGGGCACCAAGCTGCTCGCCGCGGTCGGCCCCGGCCCCAACGACCAGGGCCTGACCCGGCTGCACATCATGCGCGCGCTGGAGGACAGCCTGCGCCGGCTCGGCACCGACTACGTGGACCTGTACCAGATCCACAACTTCGACCCGATCACGCCGCTGGAGGAGACGCTGGCCGCGCTGGACGACGCCGTGCGGCAGGGCAAGGTCCGCTACCTCGGCTGCTCCAACCTGGCCGCGTGGCAGGTCAGCAAGGCGCTGGGCATCTCGGCCCGTGACGGCCGGGCCCGGTTCGTGGCCAACCAGGTGCACTACTCGCTGGTCTCTCGTGACGTGGAGCGCGACCTGGCCCCGCAGTCGCTGGACGAGGGCGTCAGCCTGACCGTGTGGAGCCCGCTGGCCGGCGGCTTCCTGGCCGGCAAGGTCGACCGCGGCGGTGTGGCCACCGACCAGGAGAGCCGCCGGGCCAAGGTCGGCGGCGACTTCGTCCAGTTCGACGTGGAGCGCGGCGTGAAGATCGTCGAGGTGCTGCGGGCCGTGGCCGGGCGGCACGAGGTGAGCCCTGCTCGGGTCGCCATCGCCTGGCTGCTGGCCCAGCCGGCCGTCACCAGCGTCGTCGTCGGGGCCCGCCGCCTCGACCAGCTCACCGACACCATCGCCGCCAGCGACCTCACCCTGACCGACCAGGACCTCGCCGATCTGGACGAGGTCAGCCGGCCGCCGACGGCCTACCCGAACTGGATCCAGGAGGCGTTCAACCCGAGCCGCATCCCGGCGGCCAACCAGTCATGA
- a CDS encoding PadR family transcriptional regulator, translating to MTYVWVEIALLSNLAGRPAHGYELRHRVEQGLGISLSNNSLYPTLRRFTEAGAVTRTPQAQQGRPTRHVYEITEVGVEMLHDMLAELPSELAADQTEFSVRLAQFDRLTIAERLAVLDARTRALLDKSARLDEMAGTVDADGWARLVLDEGLRRSHAELRWLETLRVRAASPLGGPS from the coding sequence GTGACCTATGTGTGGGTGGAGATAGCACTGCTCTCGAACCTGGCCGGCCGCCCGGCCCACGGCTACGAGCTCCGGCACCGGGTCGAGCAGGGCCTGGGGATCTCGCTGTCCAACAACTCGCTGTATCCGACGCTGCGCCGCTTCACCGAAGCCGGCGCGGTCACCAGAACGCCGCAGGCCCAGCAGGGCCGACCGACCCGGCACGTCTACGAGATCACCGAGGTCGGCGTCGAGATGCTGCACGACATGTTGGCCGAGCTGCCCTCCGAGCTGGCCGCCGACCAGACCGAGTTCTCGGTCCGGCTGGCCCAGTTCGACCGGCTGACCATCGCCGAGCGCCTGGCCGTGCTGGACGCGCGGACCCGAGCCCTGCTCGACAAGTCCGCGCGGCTGGACGAGATGGCCGGGACGGTCGACGCCGACGGCTGGGCCCGGCTCGTGCTGGACGAGGGACTGCGCCGCTCACACGCCGAACTGCGCTGGCTCGAGACCCTGCGCGTCCGCGCCGCGTCACCACTGGGAGGACCGTCATGA
- a CDS encoding cytochrome P450, which produces MTTTEARPQLPFERPNVMDIAPLYTVLNRQDAPVQVTTPAGDPAWMITRFEQARQLLGDTRLGRSHPAPEQASRVSDAVTLGGPSGEQDKEAANHTRMRKLLVPAFSAGRMRRLSDHVQTLVDGYLDEMAAQHEFGPVDLHAILSFPLPVRVLCELLGVPVEDREYFHDLSTRFSRMDLGVEAARGAWDELTEYFLRLVRAKLADPRPDVISDLALAQAEDPTFSDEELAAVGGGVLFAGHETTMTRIDMGVVFLTADLDRRDRFAADPDGQVQATVEEVLRITAPGALGQLRYAHEDIEVDGVTIRRGDCVLINTGVANRDPAVFSEPDTFDPGRNPNIHLGFGHGIHFCVGASLARTELRIALSTLFRRFPMLRMAIAPEDLQPRPGSVAGGLVSLPVTW; this is translated from the coding sequence ATGACCACCACCGAGGCACGTCCGCAGCTGCCCTTCGAGCGGCCGAACGTCATGGACATCGCGCCGCTCTACACCGTGCTCAACCGGCAGGACGCTCCCGTCCAGGTGACCACTCCGGCCGGCGACCCGGCCTGGATGATCACGCGGTTCGAGCAGGCCCGGCAGCTGCTCGGCGACACCCGTCTGGGCCGGTCCCACCCGGCGCCGGAGCAGGCCTCGCGGGTCTCCGACGCCGTCACCCTCGGCGGGCCGTCCGGCGAGCAGGACAAGGAGGCGGCCAACCACACCCGGATGCGCAAGCTGCTCGTGCCGGCCTTCTCCGCCGGCCGCATGCGCCGGCTGTCCGACCACGTCCAGACGCTGGTCGACGGCTACCTGGACGAGATGGCCGCCCAGCACGAGTTCGGCCCGGTCGACCTGCACGCGATCCTGTCCTTTCCGCTGCCCGTTCGGGTCCTCTGCGAGCTGCTGGGCGTGCCGGTCGAGGACCGCGAGTACTTCCACGACCTGTCCACCCGCTTCAGCCGGATGGATCTCGGCGTCGAGGCGGCGAGAGGCGCATGGGACGAGCTCACCGAGTACTTCCTGCGCCTGGTCAGGGCCAAGCTGGCCGACCCGCGGCCCGACGTGATCAGCGACCTGGCGCTGGCCCAGGCCGAGGACCCCACCTTCAGTGACGAGGAACTGGCCGCGGTCGGCGGCGGTGTGCTGTTCGCCGGGCACGAGACCACCATGACCCGTATCGACATGGGCGTGGTGTTCCTGACCGCCGACCTCGACCGCCGGGACCGCTTCGCCGCCGACCCCGACGGGCAGGTCCAGGCCACCGTCGAGGAGGTGCTGCGGATCACCGCCCCCGGCGCGCTCGGGCAGCTTCGCTATGCCCACGAGGACATCGAGGTCGACGGCGTCACCATCCGCCGCGGCGACTGCGTGCTGATCAACACCGGCGTGGCCAACCGCGACCCCGCCGTCTTCAGCGAGCCGGACACGTTCGACCCCGGCCGCAACCCCAACATCCACCTCGGTTTCGGCCACGGCATCCACTTCTGCGTCGGCGCCAGCCTGGCCCGCACCGAGCTGCGCATCGCACTGTCCACACTGTTCCGCCGGTTCCCCATGCTGCGCATGGCCATCGCGCCGGAGGACCTCCAGCCCCGTCCCGGCTCCGTGGCCGGCGGCCTGGTCTCCCTCCCCGTCACCTGGTGA
- a CDS encoding DUF885 domain-containing protein yields the protein MSSTQRSVRAICDRYVDDYAALDPVSATEFGIMGHESELPDYSPAGYAARAELARRALAEMAAAEPVDEAERVAKAVFTERVSLDVELYTAGLTSTMLNVMIDPLHSLRVVFDLMPTETPEHWAAIESRLRQVPAALAGMRVSLLAGADNGRVSALRQVSKVADQCETWAGLGATPGFFTTLVADGPDGLAPLAHAAEEAFAEFAGFLRAELAPLAPTKDAVGEDVYRLWSRFFLGADLDLHEAYAWGWAEFARIETEMRAVADRIKPGATVAEAAAQLDDDPRYQVSGRDEFLKRMQAVADDALNTLRDKHFDIPDRLMTVEARIAPSGGNASMYYTAPTEDFSRPGRMWWSLPADKNEFTTWREVSIVYHEGAPGHHLQIGTAVNQAGTLTRYQRLMVIVSGHCEGWALYAELLMGELGYLSDDGYRLGMLAGQLFRAARVIVDLGMHLELEIPAGTGFHEGERWTPELGLEFLLTRTVAEPSMSHAEIDRYLGWPGQAPSYKLGERLWLAARDDVRARQGDAFDIKAFHKQALEMGGMGLDTLREQLARLG from the coding sequence ATGTCTTCAACGCAGCGCAGCGTGCGCGCGATCTGCGACCGGTACGTCGACGACTACGCGGCGTTGGATCCGGTGTCGGCCACCGAGTTCGGCATCATGGGCCACGAGTCCGAGCTGCCCGACTACTCGCCGGCCGGCTACGCGGCCCGGGCCGAGCTGGCCCGGCGGGCGCTGGCCGAGATGGCCGCGGCCGAGCCGGTGGACGAGGCCGAGCGGGTGGCCAAGGCCGTGTTCACCGAGCGGGTGTCGCTGGACGTCGAGCTGTACACGGCCGGCCTGACCTCGACCATGCTGAACGTGATGATCGACCCGCTGCACAGCCTGCGCGTCGTGTTCGACCTGATGCCGACGGAGACACCCGAGCACTGGGCGGCCATCGAGTCCCGCCTGCGCCAGGTGCCGGCAGCGCTGGCCGGCATGCGCGTGTCGCTGCTGGCCGGGGCCGACAACGGCCGGGTGTCGGCGCTGCGGCAGGTCAGCAAGGTCGCCGACCAGTGCGAGACGTGGGCCGGACTCGGGGCCACACCAGGGTTTTTCACCACTCTCGTGGCCGACGGCCCGGACGGCCTTGCCCCGCTCGCCCACGCCGCCGAGGAGGCGTTCGCCGAGTTCGCCGGCTTCCTGCGGGCCGAACTCGCGCCGCTGGCCCCGACCAAGGACGCCGTCGGCGAGGACGTCTACCGGCTGTGGTCCCGTTTCTTCCTCGGCGCCGACCTCGACCTGCACGAGGCGTACGCCTGGGGCTGGGCCGAGTTCGCCCGCATCGAGACCGAGATGCGCGCGGTGGCCGACCGGATCAAGCCCGGCGCGACCGTGGCCGAGGCCGCCGCCCAGCTGGACGACGACCCGCGCTACCAGGTCAGCGGCCGCGACGAGTTCCTCAAGCGCATGCAGGCCGTCGCCGACGACGCACTGAACACGTTGCGGGACAAGCACTTCGACATCCCCGACCGGCTGATGACGGTCGAGGCGCGGATCGCCCCGTCCGGCGGCAACGCCAGCATGTACTACACCGCGCCGACCGAGGACTTCAGCCGGCCCGGCCGGATGTGGTGGTCGCTGCCGGCCGACAAGAACGAGTTCACCACGTGGCGCGAGGTGTCCATCGTGTACCACGAGGGCGCGCCCGGGCATCACCTCCAGATCGGCACCGCCGTCAACCAGGCCGGGACGCTGACCCGGTACCAGCGGCTGATGGTGATCGTCTCCGGCCACTGCGAGGGCTGGGCCCTCTACGCCGAGCTGCTGATGGGCGAGCTGGGCTATCTGTCCGACGACGGCTACCGGCTGGGCATGCTGGCCGGCCAGCTGTTCCGCGCCGCCCGGGTGATCGTCGACCTCGGTATGCACCTGGAGCTGGAGATCCCGGCCGGCACCGGCTTCCACGAGGGCGAGCGCTGGACGCCCGAGCTGGGCCTGGAGTTCCTGCTCACCCGCACGGTCGCCGAGCCGTCCATGTCGCACGCCGAGATCGACCGCTACCTGGGCTGGCCCGGGCAGGCGCCGTCGTACAAGCTCGGCGAGCGCCTCTGGCTGGCCGCCCGCGACGACGTCCGCGCCCGGCAGGGCGATGCCTTCGACATCAAGGCGTTCCACAAGCAGGCGCTGGAGATGGGTGGCATGGGCCTGGACACGCTGCGGGAGCAGCTGGCCCGGCTCGGCTAG
- a CDS encoding response regulator, with the protein MSVRVLLVDDQILMRSGLRKLLEIEDGIEIVADVGSGPDALAVVPACFPDVALVDARMPGMDGIELITELTRRHPEIASIVLTTFDEDEYLFGALKAGARGFLLKDASPEELVAAIHRAAAGGTVLSDQVAGRVVAQLRGEAPAQPVLSSREAEVARLVGAGASNREIAAELFITEGTVKNHVSSTLRKLGLRDRTQLALHVTSSPGAFPPL; encoded by the coding sequence ATGAGCGTGCGGGTGCTGCTGGTCGACGACCAGATCCTGATGCGCAGCGGGCTGCGCAAGCTGCTGGAGATCGAGGACGGCATCGAGATCGTGGCCGACGTGGGCAGCGGGCCGGACGCGCTGGCCGTGGTGCCGGCCTGCTTTCCGGACGTGGCCCTGGTCGACGCCCGGATGCCGGGCATGGACGGCATCGAGCTGATCACCGAGCTGACCCGCCGGCATCCCGAGATCGCCAGCATCGTGCTGACCACGTTCGACGAGGACGAGTACCTGTTCGGGGCGTTGAAGGCCGGCGCGCGGGGCTTCCTGCTCAAGGACGCCTCGCCGGAGGAGCTGGTCGCGGCCATTCACCGGGCGGCGGCCGGTGGCACCGTGCTGAGTGACCAGGTCGCCGGCCGGGTGGTGGCCCAGCTGCGCGGGGAAGCACCGGCCCAACCGGTGTTGTCCAGCCGGGAGGCCGAGGTGGCCCGACTGGTCGGCGCGGGCGCGTCCAACCGGGAGATCGCCGCCGAGCTGTTCATCACCGAGGGCACGGTGAAGAACCACGTCTCCAGCACGCTGCGCAAGCTGGGCCTGCGGGACCGGACCCAGCTCGCGCTGCACGTGACCTCGTCGCCGGGCGCGTTCCCGCCGCTCTAG
- a CDS encoding sensor histidine kinase: MGSEQTTTTAQESRRPGRVGWPPDRAAGRPALYGAVFWVTVVVVAAAEVTNYAQQPQPYGLWPLACLGVMTLAWLAMPWDPAAPLVRRLALVLFLAGMVALTLLSSYNATDIWLLLVLTNCTFLFGVRGAVITAACVVAFAFAYTLTDPGYTVLAACIQSVVVVVLTVLVTGLASAVTEAWRRRTESQQLLGELAEAHQELRAYADQVRELSVAEERARMAREMHDSVGHYLTVIQVGLTNAERFRDKRPDQAWDEVAQAKELTREALADTRRWVRAMRPLAMEGRSGSQALAELARTFDGTGIEVRFQVHGCEQPLLGDTEVVLYRVLQEGLTNVLRHAGATRAEAVLSFRDERVSLRIGDDGQGVGELTRGFGLSSLGQRAEAAGGVLVAGNAPAGGFELVADLPVRRR, translated from the coding sequence GTGGGCTCCGAACAGACGACGACAACGGCGCAGGAGTCTCGACGGCCCGGTCGGGTAGGGTGGCCCCCCGACCGGGCCGCTGGCCGTCCGGCCCTGTACGGGGCCGTGTTCTGGGTGACGGTGGTGGTCGTCGCCGCGGCCGAGGTCACCAACTACGCCCAACAGCCGCAGCCGTACGGGCTGTGGCCGCTGGCCTGCCTCGGCGTCATGACGCTGGCGTGGCTGGCGATGCCGTGGGACCCGGCCGCGCCACTGGTCCGCAGGCTGGCCTTGGTCCTGTTCCTCGCCGGCATGGTCGCGCTGACCCTGCTGTCCTCGTACAACGCCACCGACATCTGGCTGCTGCTGGTCCTGACCAACTGCACCTTCCTGTTCGGCGTGCGTGGGGCCGTGATCACCGCCGCGTGCGTCGTCGCGTTCGCCTTCGCCTACACACTGACCGATCCCGGCTACACGGTGCTCGCTGCGTGCATCCAGAGCGTGGTCGTGGTGGTGTTGACGGTGTTGGTCACCGGACTGGCCTCCGCGGTGACCGAGGCATGGCGGCGGCGGACCGAGTCGCAGCAGCTGCTCGGCGAGTTGGCCGAGGCGCACCAGGAGCTGCGGGCCTACGCCGACCAGGTGCGGGAGCTGTCGGTGGCCGAGGAGCGGGCCCGGATGGCCCGGGAGATGCACGACTCCGTCGGCCACTACCTGACGGTCATCCAGGTCGGCCTGACCAACGCCGAGCGGTTCCGGGACAAGCGGCCCGACCAGGCGTGGGACGAGGTGGCGCAGGCCAAGGAGCTGACCAGGGAGGCGCTGGCCGACACCCGGCGCTGGGTGCGGGCGATGCGGCCGCTGGCCATGGAGGGGCGGAGCGGCAGCCAGGCGTTGGCCGAGCTGGCCCGGACCTTCGACGGCACCGGCATCGAGGTCCGGTTCCAGGTTCACGGTTGTGAGCAGCCGCTGTTGGGCGACACTGAGGTGGTGCTGTACCGGGTGCTTCAGGAGGGGCTGACCAACGTGCTGCGGCATGCCGGGGCGACGCGGGCCGAGGCGGTGCTGTCGTTCCGTGACGAGCGGGTGAGCCTGCGCATCGGCGACGACGGGCAGGGCGTCGGCGAGCTGACCAGGGGTTTCGGGCTGTCGTCGCTGGGACAGCGGGCCGAGGCGGCCGGTGGTGTGCTGGTCGCCGGCAACGCCCCGGCCGGCGGCTTCGAGCTGGTCGCCGACCTGCCGGTGCGGCGCCGATGA
- the fabI gene encoding enoyl-ACP reductase FabI, translating to MTGLLDGKRLVITGVITDASLGFHVARVAQEQGAKVVLTGFGRMSLVERIAKRLPQEAPVIELDVTDAEHLAALPDKVREHLDGVDGVLHSIAYGPPSTLGSDFLEAPWEDVATAVQVSAYSLKDLVKALLPLMTEGSSVVGMDFDARVAWPAYNWMGVAKASLESVTRYLARDLGPRKIRVNVVAAGPVRTMAAKSIPGFVELDKSWTERAPLGWDPTDPEPVAKSVCALLSDWLPATTGSMVWVDGGVHAVGM from the coding sequence GTGACCGGACTGCTCGACGGCAAGCGCCTGGTGATCACCGGGGTGATCACCGACGCCTCACTCGGCTTCCACGTGGCACGGGTGGCGCAGGAGCAGGGCGCCAAGGTGGTGCTGACCGGTTTCGGCCGGATGAGCCTGGTGGAGCGGATCGCCAAGCGGCTGCCCCAGGAGGCGCCGGTGATCGAGCTCGACGTCACCGACGCCGAGCACCTGGCGGCGCTGCCGGACAAGGTGCGCGAGCACCTGGACGGCGTCGACGGCGTGCTGCACTCGATCGCCTACGGCCCGCCGTCCACGCTGGGCTCTGACTTCCTCGAGGCCCCGTGGGAGGACGTCGCCACGGCCGTGCAGGTGTCGGCGTACTCGCTGAAGGACCTGGTCAAGGCCCTGCTGCCGCTGATGACCGAGGGCAGCTCGGTGGTCGGCATGGACTTCGACGCCCGCGTCGCCTGGCCGGCCTACAACTGGATGGGCGTGGCCAAGGCGTCGCTGGAGTCGGTGACCCGCTACCTGGCCCGTGACCTGGGCCCGCGCAAGATCCGGGTGAACGTGGTGGCCGCCGGCCCGGTCCGCACCATGGCCGCCAAGTCCATCCCGGGCTTCGTGGAGCTGGACAAGTCGTGGACCGAGCGGGCCCCGCTGGGCTGGGACCCGACCGACCCGGAGCCGGTGGCCAAGTCGGTGTGCGCGCTGCTGTCCGACTGGCTGCCCGCGACCACCGGCTCCATGGTGTGGGTCGACGGCGGGGTGCACGCGGTCGGCATGTAG
- the fabG gene encoding 3-oxoacyl-[acyl-carrier-protein] reductase codes for MARSVLVTGGNRGIGLAIAQAFAAQGDKVAITHRGSAVPEGLFGVKCDITDAEQVDQAFTEVEAHQGPVEVLVSNAGITDDTLLMRMSEEQFTRVLDANLTGAFRVTKRATRAMLRARWGRIIYISSVVAMNGGPGQVNYAASKAGLIGMARSITRELGSRHITANVITPGFIETDMTAVLSQDVKDKAFAQIPAGRFGATQEIAAAVTFLASDAAAYVNGAVLPVDGGLGMGH; via the coding sequence GTGGCACGGTCCGTACTGGTCACCGGGGGCAACCGCGGCATCGGCCTGGCCATCGCGCAGGCGTTCGCCGCGCAGGGCGACAAGGTCGCCATCACGCACCGTGGCTCCGCGGTGCCGGAGGGCCTGTTCGGGGTGAAGTGCGACATCACCGACGCCGAGCAGGTCGACCAGGCGTTCACCGAGGTCGAGGCCCACCAGGGCCCGGTCGAGGTGCTGGTGTCCAACGCCGGCATCACCGACGACACGCTGCTCATGCGGATGTCCGAGGAGCAGTTCACCCGGGTGCTGGACGCCAACCTGACCGGCGCGTTCCGGGTGACCAAGCGGGCCACCCGCGCGATGCTGCGGGCCCGCTGGGGGCGGATCATCTACATCTCGTCGGTGGTGGCCATGAACGGCGGCCCCGGCCAGGTGAACTACGCGGCCAGCAAGGCCGGCCTGATCGGCATGGCCCGCTCCATCACCCGTGAGCTGGGCTCGCGGCACATCACGGCCAACGTGATCACGCCCGGCTTCATCGAGACCGACATGACCGCGGTGCTGTCGCAGGACGTCAAGGACAAGGCGTTCGCGCAGATCCCGGCCGGCCGCTTCGGCGCTACGCAGGAGATCGCCGCGGCCGTCACCTTCCTGGCCTCGGACGCGGCCGCCTACGTCAACGGCGCGGTGCTGCCGGTCGACGGCGGCCTCGGCATGGGCCACTGA
- a CDS encoding FAD-binding and (Fe-S)-binding domain-containing protein, with protein sequence MTSRLVERLRAEVDGDVLADAGTRAMYAADASNYRHVPLVVVRPRTVDAAVAAVGVAAELGVSITGRGAGTSIAGNACGEGMVLDFARHLNQVLEVDAGSRTARVQPGVVPDVLNRAAGQHGLHFAPDPSTHSRCTIGGMIGNNACGAHSVAWGKTVDNVESLDVLLPDGRRFEAGTGESPVHGELRALRDDVMAAVRTGFPRIPRRVSGYNLDQLLPENGFHVGRALVGSEGTCVTVLGATVRLVPLPSSRSLVVLGFSDTYAAADQVVALLSLDVLAIEGVNEDIVSILRQRKPGTPGLRALPAGRSWLFVETVDPAAVVKAMPGAVGSVVVTDPARTRELWRIREDGAGLLTRTADGAEAWSGWEDAAVPPSRLGAYLRDFDQLLGRHGRRGPTYGHYGDGCLHVRIDFDLAGPGYRSFMEEAADLVVSHGGSLSGEHGDGQARSELLPRMYSPEIMAAFSRFKSIFDPRGLMNPGRIVDPLPLDADLRVVVAPARIPVRTSLALHADQGDLAAASRRCVGVGKCLTTSGGVMCPSYRATREEKHSTRGRARLLFDMLNGSVVRDGWRSAEVREALDLCLSCKGCKRDCPVDVDMATYKAEFLHQHYRGRLRPMSHYSMGFLPLWLALAPGLVRALGDRRVVKRLGGIDPRRSMPSVAAGSFRSQFKGSGVGEPVVLFTDTFTDHFDPQVGLDAVTVLEHLGFSVSLPRKRVCCGLTWMSTGQLGVARRVLRRTARVLDGSTTPVVGLEPSCTAFLRNDALELTSDPAVGRLAERVRTFAEQIAPVVGPLGATKAVMQPHCHQYAELGLDADRSVMQTAGVDATVLDAGCCGLAGNFGFEAGHYDVSVAVAEQALLPAVRATSDPILADGFSCRTQLRQLTDRDPVHLATLLASMIDRPHHPKRM encoded by the coding sequence ATGACGTCGAGGCTGGTGGAGCGGCTGCGGGCCGAGGTGGACGGCGACGTGCTGGCCGATGCCGGGACACGGGCGATGTACGCGGCGGACGCGTCCAACTACCGGCACGTGCCGCTGGTGGTGGTCCGGCCGCGCACGGTCGACGCGGCGGTGGCGGCGGTCGGCGTGGCCGCTGAGCTGGGCGTGTCGATCACCGGGCGGGGCGCGGGCACGAGCATCGCCGGCAATGCCTGTGGCGAGGGCATGGTGCTCGACTTCGCCCGTCACCTGAATCAGGTGCTGGAGGTCGACGCGGGTTCGCGGACGGCACGGGTGCAGCCGGGAGTGGTGCCGGACGTGCTCAACCGCGCGGCGGGGCAGCACGGCCTGCACTTCGCGCCCGATCCGTCGACCCACAGCCGCTGCACGATCGGCGGGATGATCGGCAACAACGCCTGCGGGGCGCACTCGGTGGCGTGGGGGAAAACCGTGGACAACGTCGAGTCGCTGGACGTGCTGCTGCCGGACGGGCGGCGTTTCGAGGCGGGGACCGGCGAGAGTCCCGTGCACGGCGAGCTGCGGGCGTTGCGGGATGACGTCATGGCGGCGGTGCGGACGGGGTTCCCGAGGATTCCGCGGCGGGTGTCGGGCTACAACCTCGACCAGCTGTTGCCGGAGAACGGCTTTCACGTGGGACGGGCGCTGGTCGGCAGCGAGGGCACCTGCGTGACGGTGCTCGGGGCGACGGTTCGCCTGGTTCCCCTGCCCTCGTCGCGGTCGTTGGTGGTGCTGGGTTTCTCGGACACCTATGCGGCGGCCGATCAGGTGGTGGCGCTGCTGTCGCTGGACGTGCTGGCGATCGAGGGCGTCAACGAGGACATCGTGTCGATCCTGCGGCAGCGCAAGCCGGGGACGCCGGGCCTTCGGGCGCTGCCGGCCGGGCGGAGCTGGCTGTTCGTGGAGACGGTCGATCCGGCCGCGGTCGTGAAGGCGATGCCGGGTGCGGTGGGATCCGTAGTCGTGACGGATCCGGCGCGGACGCGGGAGCTGTGGCGGATCCGGGAGGACGGGGCGGGGTTGTTGACCCGGACGGCCGATGGCGCCGAGGCGTGGTCGGGGTGGGAGGACGCCGCCGTGCCGCCTTCCCGGCTGGGCGCGTACCTGCGGGACTTCGACCAGCTGCTGGGGCGGCATGGCCGGCGGGGGCCGACGTATGGGCATTACGGGGATGGCTGCCTGCACGTGCGGATCGATTTCGACCTTGCCGGGCCGGGGTATCGGTCCTTCATGGAGGAAGCCGCCGATCTCGTTGTGTCGCACGGGGGATCGCTGTCCGGCGAGCACGGTGACGGGCAGGCACGGTCGGAGTTGTTGCCGCGCATGTACTCCCCCGAGATCATGGCCGCCTTCAGCCGGTTCAAGTCGATCTTCGATCCGCGCGGGCTGATGAATCCGGGGCGGATCGTGGATCCGCTGCCGTTGGACGCCGATCTTCGTGTTGTTGTTGCCCCGGCTCGGATTCCGGTGCGAACTTCGTTGGCGTTGCATGCCGATCAGGGAGACTTGGCGGCGGCTTCGCGGCGATGCGTTGGTGTCGGCAAGTGTTTGACGACGTCCGGTGGCGTGATGTGCCCGAGTTATCGGGCCACCCGGGAGGAGAAGCATTCCACCCGCGGCCGGGCACGTCTCCTGTTCGACATGCTCAACGGTTCCGTTGTGCGGGACGGTTGGCGGTCGGCCGAGGTTCGCGAGGCGCTGGACTTGTGCTTGTCCTGCAAGGGATGCAAGCGGGACTGTCCGGTCGACGTGGACATGGCCACCTACAAGGCCGAGTTCCTGCACCAGCACTATCGTGGCCGTCTGCGGCCGATGTCCCACTACTCCATGGGTTTTCTCCCACTCTGGTTGGCCCTGGCTCCCGGCCTTGTCCGGGCTTTGGGCGACCGCCGAGTGGTGAAACGCTTGGGCGGCATCGATCCTCGGCGCTCGATGCCTTCCGTTGCCGCCGGGTCGTTCCGCTCGCAGTTCAAGGGTTCCGGCGTCGGCGAGCCCGTCGTGCTGTTCACCGACACCTTCACCGACCATTTCGACCCCCAGGTCGGCCTCGACGCCGTGACCGTGCTGGAACACCTGGGGTTCAGCGTCTCCTTGCCCCGCAAGCGAGTCTGTTGTGGACTGACGTGGATGTCCACCGGCCAGCTCGGGGTCGCCCGGCGGGTCCTCCGCCGCACGGCTCGTGTGCTGGACGGCTCCACGACCCCGGTCGTCGGCCTCGAACCCAGCTGCACCGCTTTCCTGCGCAATGACGCCCTGGAGCTGACGTCCGATCCGGCAGTTGGCCGCCTCGCTGAACGTGTCCGCACCTTCGCCGAACAGATCGCCCCGGTGGTCGGGCCTTTGGGCGCGACCAAGGCGGTCATGCAGCCCCACTGCCACCAGTACGCCGAACTCGGCCTCGACGCCGACCGTTCCGTCATGCAGACCGCTGGTGTCGACGCCACGGTCCTCGACGCCGGCTGCTGCGGTCTCGCCGGCAACTTCGGCTTCGAGGCCGGCCACTACGACGTCTCCGTGGCCGTGGCCGAACAGGCGCTGCTGCCGGCCGTGCGCGCCACCTCCGACCCGATCCTGGCCGACGGCTTCAGCTGCCGCACCCAACTCCGTCAGCTCACCGACCGCGACCCCGTCCACCTGGCTACTCTGCTGGCTTCGATGATCGATCGGCCGCACCACCCTAAGCGGATGTAA